A genome region from Bombina bombina isolate aBomBom1 unplaced genomic scaffold, aBomBom1.pri scaffold_2348, whole genome shotgun sequence includes the following:
- the LOC128644490 gene encoding breakpoint cluster region protein-like, whose translation GTWFLIVSFNLGAVYQMKYSVITFVSTYFQNLKARNTRESKEAAAKTSLEALLYKPVDRVTRSTLVLHDLLKHTPLGHPDHPLLQDALRISQNFLSSINEEITPRRQSMTVRKGEHRQLLKDSFMVELVEGARKLRHVFLFTDLLLCAKLKKQIGGKSQQYDCKWYIPLADLNFQPLDESESAPNIPLVPEEELEAIKVKISQLKNDTQREKKANKGGKGLERLRKKLSEQESLLLLLSPSMAFRVQNRNGKTYTFLTWSDYERAEWGDHVREQQKKSGFKSFSLTSLEIQMLTNSCVKLQTVHRVPLTISKEDDESSGLYGFLNVIVHSATGFQQSSNLFCTLEVDSFGYFVNKAKTRVYRNTTEPSWNEEFEIELEGSQTLRILCYEKSYNRNRPGREDGGESTERMVAKGQLQLEPQIVMGKDWQRSVVAMNGVSTLTEGYKINSAIKS comes from the exons GGTACTTGGTTCCTAATAGTCTCTTTTAATCTTGGTGCTGTGTATCAAATGAAATATAGTGTTATCACATTTGTTTCCACTTATTTTCAGAATCTAAAGGCCAGAAACACTCGGGAGTCTAAGGAAGCGGCAGCTAAAACTTCTTTGGAGG CTCTACTTTACAAGCCGGTAGATCGTGTGACACGCAGTACACTAGTTCTACAT GACCTTTTGAAACATACACCACTTGGGCACCCAGACCACCCATTACTACAAGATGCACTCCGAATTTCTCAAAACTTCTTATCTAGCATCAATGAGGAGATTACACCCCGACGGCAGTCTATGACTGTGCGCAAGGGAGAG CACCGGCAACTCTTAAAGGACAGCTTCATGGTGGAGCTGGTGGAGGGTGCCCGGAAGTTGCGCCATGTCTTCCTTTTCACTGATTTGTTATTGTGTGCAAAACTAAAGAAACAGATAGGAGG AAAGAGCCAGCAGTATGATTGTAAGTGGTACATACCACTAGCAGATCTGAACTTCCAGCCTCTAGATGAGTCAGAAAGTGCACCCAACATCCCCTTGGTTCCAGAAGAGGAGCTGGAAGCCATCAAAGTAAAAATATCCCAGCTCAAGAATGATACCCAGAGGGAGAAG AAAGCTAATAAAGGAGGAAAAGGTTTGGAGCGTCTACGCAAAAAGCTGTCAGAACAAGAATCCTTATTACTGCTTCTTTCCCCCAGTATGGCTTTTCGTGTTCAGAACCGCAATGGCAAG ACCTATACATTCCTTACGTGGTCAGATTATGAGCGAGCTGAGTGGGGGGACCATGTACGAGAACAGCAGAAGAAGT CGGGTTTTAAGAGCTTCTCTTTGACCTCACTGGAGATTCAGATGCTGACAAACTCTTGTGTGAAACTTCAGACAGTACATAGGGTCCCGCTGACCATCAGCAAAGAAG ATGATGAGTCTTCAGGACTCTATGGATTCTTGAATGTAATTGTCCATTCAGCCACAGGTTTTCAGCAGAGCTCAA ATCTCTTTTGCACTCTGGAAGTAGATTCCTTTGGATATTTTGTGAACAAGGCAAAAACACGTGTATATAGAAACACAACTGAGCCCAGCTGGAATGAG GAGTTTGAAATTGAGCTGGAAGGCTCCCAGACCCTTCGTATCCTATGCTATGAGAAGAGCTACAACAGGAACCGGCCCGGGAGAGAGGATGGTGGCGAGAGCACTGAACGCATGGTGGCCAAGGGACAATTGCAG CTAGAGCCACAGATTGTCATGGGGAAGGACTGGCAGCGCTCTGTTGTTGCAATGAATGGGGTGAGTACACTGACAGAGGGTTATAAAATTAATTCAGCTATTAAATCTAA